The Gloeothece verrucosa PCC 7822 genome contains a region encoding:
- a CDS encoding formylglycine-generating enzyme family protein, with product MSEAEWEYACRGVRKPLDLKKGESYPPFHFGETITTDLANYQGIDNEEYKWSGSYGRGPKGIYREQTTPVGYFGVVNGFGLYDLHGNIWEWCADDWHNNYEGAPSDGSAWLDEENFSTSQNIANYSKNKENKPYKVLRGGYWLNHPIFCRSASRNSTLPRGNRNISIGFRVVCGFGRTSGQSHLISRKTATPWF from the coding sequence ATCAGTGAGGCCGAATGGGAATATGCTTGCCGAGGAGTCAGGAAACCTCTAGACCTTAAAAAAGGAGAATCCTATCCTCCGTTTCACTTTGGCGAGACGATAACAACAGACTTAGCAAATTATCAAGGGATTGATAACGAAGAATATAAATGGTCAGGTTCTTATGGTAGAGGGCCCAAAGGTATTTATAGAGAACAAACAACGCCAGTAGGTTACTTTGGAGTAGTCAACGGATTCGGACTGTACGATCTGCACGGAAACATCTGGGAATGGTGTGCGGATGATTGGCATAATAACTATGAAGGTGCGCCGTCCGATGGAAGTGCTTGGCTTGATGAAGAGAATTTTTCAACTAGCCAAAATATAGCTAATTATAGCAAAAATAAGGAAAATAAACCATATAAAGTGCTGCGGGGCGGTTACTGGCTCAATCATCCTATTTTCTGCCGTTCCGCGTCTCGCAACAGCACCCTTCCGCGCGGCAACCGCAACATCAGCATCGGTTTTCGGGTGGTATGCGGGTTCGGGAGGACATCAGGGCAATCGCATTTAATTTCCCGAAAGACTGC